One stretch of Methylopila sp. 73B DNA includes these proteins:
- the ubiB gene encoding 2-polyprenylphenol 6-hydroxylase: MSVLSVAPNLLRLARGGFVMAREGALRLADPIDLPPHIRTLIRLGRLIERRGATDGADGLARALQRLGPSYVKLGQFLATRPDVVGLRTARDLERLQDRVDPFPQDQAEAAIEEALAAPLAARFVALGPAVAAASIAQVHQATVRDAFGERVVAVKVLRPGVAHRIGRDLEAFLAIARMIERWVPKARRLKPVVVVETLARSVAIEMDLRLEAAALSEIAENTAADPGFRVPEVDWERTARGVLTMEWIAAIKLSDREGLVAAGLDLPALGQLVMQTFLRHAMRDGFFHADMHPGNLFVDAGGGLIAVDFGLTGRLGKKERRFLAEILHGFITRDYKRIAEVHFEAGYVPADQSVDEFARALRAIGEPIHSRTADQISMAKLLTLLFEVTELFQMQTRPELLMLQKTMVVVEGVARSLDPKLDMWATAAPVVREWLERNLGPIGIAETAAEELRQLVRGLGAVPELLLRIERTSIEFEEVVRGGLSYSEESIQAIVGGVRRAALWSNLALIAIAVGLLVYVFR; this comes from the coding sequence ATGTCCGTACTGAGCGTCGCGCCGAACCTGCTGCGTCTCGCGCGCGGCGGCTTCGTGATGGCGCGCGAGGGCGCGCTCCGGCTCGCGGATCCGATCGACCTGCCGCCGCACATTCGTACGCTGATCCGGCTCGGCCGCCTGATCGAGCGCCGCGGCGCGACCGACGGCGCCGACGGCCTCGCCCGCGCGCTGCAGCGCCTTGGACCGTCCTACGTCAAGCTGGGCCAGTTCCTCGCCACCCGGCCCGACGTGGTGGGCCTGCGGACGGCGCGCGACCTGGAACGTCTGCAGGACCGCGTCGACCCCTTCCCCCAGGACCAGGCCGAGGCCGCGATCGAAGAGGCGCTGGCGGCGCCGCTCGCGGCCCGTTTCGTCGCGCTCGGGCCTGCGGTGGCGGCGGCCTCGATCGCCCAGGTGCATCAGGCGACGGTGCGCGACGCCTTCGGCGAGCGCGTGGTCGCGGTCAAGGTGCTGCGCCCCGGCGTCGCGCATCGGATCGGGCGGGATCTCGAGGCCTTCCTCGCCATCGCGCGCATGATCGAGCGCTGGGTCCCGAAGGCCCGGCGTTTGAAGCCCGTCGTGGTGGTGGAGACGCTGGCGCGCTCGGTCGCGATCGAGATGGACCTGCGCCTCGAAGCCGCCGCCCTCTCGGAGATCGCGGAGAACACCGCCGCAGACCCCGGTTTCCGCGTGCCCGAGGTGGACTGGGAGCGCACCGCGCGCGGCGTGCTCACCATGGAGTGGATCGCGGCGATCAAGCTCTCGGACCGCGAGGGCTTGGTGGCCGCGGGGCTCGACCTACCGGCGCTGGGCCAGCTGGTGATGCAGACCTTCCTGCGGCACGCCATGCGCGACGGCTTCTTTCACGCCGACATGCACCCGGGAAACCTGTTCGTGGACGCGGGCGGCGGCCTGATCGCGGTCGACTTCGGCCTGACCGGCCGGCTCGGCAAGAAGGAGCGGCGCTTCCTCGCCGAAATCCTTCACGGTTTCATCACCCGCGACTACAAGCGAATCGCCGAGGTGCATTTTGAAGCCGGCTATGTTCCGGCTGACCAGTCGGTCGACGAGTTCGCCCGCGCGCTCCGCGCCATCGGCGAGCCGATCCATTCCCGCACCGCCGACCAGATCTCGATGGCCAAGCTGCTCACGCTGCTGTTCGAGGTGACGGAGCTGTTCCAGATGCAGACGCGGCCCGAGCTGCTGATGCTGCAGAAGACCATGGTGGTGGTGGAGGGCGTCGCGCGGTCGCTCGACCCGAAGCTCGACATGTGGGCGACGGCGGCCCCCGTCGTCCGCGAATGGCTCGAGCGCAACCTCGGGCCGATCGGAATCGCCGAGACGGCGGCCGAAGAGCTCCGTCAGCTCGTGCGGGGCCTCGGCGCCGTGCCGGAGCTTCTGCTGCGGATCGAACGCACCTCGATCGAGTTCGAGGAGGTCGTGCGCGGCGGCCTGAGCTATTCGGAGGAAAGCATCCAGGCGATCGTCGGCGGCGTCCGCCGCGCGGCGCTGTGGAGCAATCTGGCCTTGATCGCGATTGCGGTCGGGCTGCTGGTATACGTCTTCCGCTAA
- the coaBC gene encoding bifunctional phosphopantothenoylcysteine decarboxylase/phosphopantothenate--cysteine ligase CoaBC — MSSSRILLVIGGGIAAYKTLDLIRRLKERGFSVRAILTKAAAEFVTPLSVGTLTAEPVFQELFDLTQEQDVGHIRLARDADLVVAAPATADLLAKMANGLANDLASTTLLATTAPVLAVPAMNPTMWAHPATRRNVAWLEAQGVAFVGPEEGLMAERGESGLGRMSEPLAIVAAVEARLRPTAGGLAGRRVLVTSGPTHEPIDPVRVLANRSSGRQGHAIAAAAARAGAEVTLVSGPVALPDPAGVTTVHVESAREMLAAVEAAPPADVAVFAAAVADWRVAEDAVQKIKKGAGGPPTLTLVENPDILASVARRTEGRPELVVGFAAETENVLDNARAKLARKGCDLIVANDVSAGGGGVMGGARNTVHLVGSGGVESWETMTKEAVAEALVARFAAALRPRP, encoded by the coding sequence ATGAGCTCCTCCCGCATCCTGCTCGTCATCGGCGGCGGCATCGCCGCCTACAAGACGCTCGACCTGATCCGCCGTCTGAAGGAGCGCGGCTTCTCCGTCCGCGCGATCCTGACCAAAGCCGCGGCGGAGTTCGTGACCCCGCTGTCGGTCGGGACGCTCACGGCGGAGCCGGTGTTCCAGGAGCTGTTCGACCTGACGCAGGAGCAGGACGTGGGCCACATCCGGCTCGCCCGCGACGCCGATCTGGTGGTGGCGGCGCCGGCGACGGCCGACCTGCTCGCCAAGATGGCGAACGGGCTCGCCAACGACCTCGCCTCGACCACGCTGTTGGCCACCACCGCGCCAGTGCTCGCGGTCCCCGCCATGAACCCGACGATGTGGGCGCACCCCGCCACGCGTCGAAACGTGGCCTGGCTCGAGGCGCAGGGCGTCGCGTTCGTCGGCCCCGAGGAGGGCCTTATGGCCGAGCGCGGCGAGAGCGGGCTCGGCCGGATGAGCGAGCCGCTCGCGATCGTGGCCGCCGTCGAAGCGCGGCTGCGGCCGACCGCCGGCGGGCTGGCGGGCCGGCGGGTGCTGGTGACGTCGGGCCCGACGCATGAGCCGATCGATCCCGTGCGCGTGCTGGCGAACCGCTCGTCCGGCCGCCAGGGCCACGCCATCGCCGCCGCCGCCGCGCGGGCGGGCGCGGAGGTCACGCTGGTGTCCGGCCCCGTGGCGCTGCCCGATCCCGCCGGCGTGACGACGGTCCATGTGGAGAGCGCCCGGGAGATGCTGGCCGCCGTGGAGGCCGCGCCGCCGGCGGACGTGGCGGTGTTCGCCGCCGCCGTGGCCGACTGGCGGGTGGCCGAGGACGCCGTCCAGAAGATCAAAAAGGGCGCAGGCGGCCCTCCGACGCTGACGCTGGTCGAGAACCCCGACATCCTGGCGAGCGTCGCCCGCAGGACCGAGGGGCGGCCGGAGTTGGTGGTGGGCTTCGCGGCGGAGACCGAGAACGTGCTGGACAACGCGCGCGCCAAGCTCGCCCGCAAGGGCTGCGACCTGATCGTGGCGAACGACGTTTCGGCCGGGGGCGGCGGCGTCATGGGCGGCGCGCGCAACACCGTGCATCTCGTCGGGAGCGGCGGCGTCGAATCCTGGGAGACAATGACCAAGGAAGCCGTCGCCGAGGCGCTCGTCGCGCGCTTCGCAGCCGCCCTGAGGCCGCGGCCATGA
- the dut gene encoding dUTP diphosphatase: MTELRILRLPHGEGLPTPAYETSAAAGLDLPAAVPADAPIVIAPGARALVPTGLVLQFPTGFEAQVRPRSGLALRHGVTVLNAPGTIDADYRGELKVLLVNHGDEPFAVTRGARIAQLVLASVARAMVVEAEAVDPSGRGEGGFGSTGR, encoded by the coding sequence ATGACCGAACTCCGCATCCTGCGTCTCCCCCACGGCGAGGGGCTTCCGACCCCGGCTTACGAGACCTCGGCGGCCGCCGGCCTCGATCTGCCTGCGGCCGTGCCGGCGGATGCGCCGATCGTGATCGCGCCGGGCGCGCGCGCTCTTGTCCCGACAGGGCTGGTGCTCCAGTTCCCCACGGGGTTCGAAGCCCAGGTCAGACCGCGTTCGGGCCTCGCGCTTCGTCACGGGGTGACGGTGCTGAACGCTCCCGGGACGATCGACGCGGACTATCGCGGCGAGTTGAAGGTTCTTCTCGTGAATCACGGGGACGAACCCTTCGCGGTGACGCGTGGAGCGCGGATCGCCCAGCTGGTGCTGGCGTCGGTCGCGCGCGCCATGGTCGTCGAAGCGGAGGCGGTCGATCCCAGCGGGCGCGGGGAGGGCGGCTTCGGCTCCACGGGACGGTGA
- a CDS encoding Rrf2 family transcriptional regulator, translating to MNLLPRRSLLAVAAVVDIAYHARPTPIAAKILAARHGLPPRHLETLLQVLVRTGILKGVRGPRGGYELARERRRISIADIVRAAMGEEEDVDALAAREVREGGSLLVAEVVKPMIRSASESFLERLDEINVEDLCQEAERRRVFGDSRQTYDFTI from the coding sequence ATGAATTTGCTGCCGCGCCGCAGCCTGCTCGCCGTGGCGGCGGTCGTGGACATCGCCTACCACGCGCGTCCCACGCCGATCGCCGCCAAGATCCTCGCCGCCCGCCATGGCCTGCCCCCGCGGCATCTCGAGACGCTGCTGCAGGTTCTCGTGCGCACCGGCATCCTCAAGGGCGTCCGCGGACCTCGCGGCGGATATGAGCTCGCGCGCGAGCGCCGGCGCATCTCGATCGCGGACATCGTTCGTGCCGCCATGGGCGAGGAGGAGGACGTCGACGCGCTCGCTGCGCGCGAGGTCCGCGAGGGGGGCTCCCTGCTGGTAGCGGAGGTGGTCAAGCCGATGATCCGCTCCGCCTCCGAGAGCTTTCTCGAACGGCTCGACGAGATCAACGTCGAGGACCTGTGCCAGGAGGCCGAACGCCGTCGCGTGTTCGGCGACAGCCGGCAGACCTACGATTTCACAATATAG